From a single Polynucleobacter asymbioticus QLW-P1DMWA-1 genomic region:
- a CDS encoding sulfurtransferase, protein MTPLITANQLEEIINSGENVLLCDCRFDLVDPLIGKKSYEESHIPGAIYVDLDHDLSGPKTGSNGRHPLPSPEVWAKTKTRLGIAPNTLVVAYDKQGSVYASRLWWMLKSTGHANVQVLDGGLDSWNGPMGTVPRQPKPVTQAIEARPYVGLVLVDEVLANLQTKKNVVIDARANDRFHGQNETLDPVGGHIPGALNHFFKDNLSATAFKPAEQLFKEFVEFLGPIKPSEVIHQCGSGVTACHNLLAMEIAGLKGSRVYAGSWSEWSADSSRPVEL, encoded by the coding sequence ATGACTCCTCTAATTACCGCAAACCAGTTAGAAGAAATCATCAATAGCGGAGAAAATGTATTACTCTGTGATTGCCGCTTTGATCTAGTCGATCCGCTCATTGGTAAAAAATCTTATGAAGAGAGTCATATTCCGGGCGCAATCTATGTCGACCTTGATCATGATTTATCTGGACCCAAAACCGGCAGCAATGGTAGACACCCTCTTCCTAGCCCAGAAGTCTGGGCCAAGACCAAAACCCGCTTAGGTATTGCCCCCAATACCTTAGTGGTGGCTTATGACAAACAAGGTTCAGTCTATGCAAGTCGCCTGTGGTGGATGCTTAAGTCTACTGGACATGCCAACGTACAAGTCTTAGATGGTGGCCTTGACTCCTGGAACGGTCCAATGGGCACAGTTCCTCGTCAGCCCAAGCCTGTGACTCAGGCCATCGAAGCCAGGCCTTATGTGGGCTTAGTGCTTGTAGATGAAGTTCTCGCTAATCTACAAACGAAGAAGAACGTAGTGATCGACGCACGCGCAAATGATCGTTTTCATGGTCAAAACGAAACTTTGGATCCAGTGGGGGGACATATTCCCGGCGCACTCAATCATTTCTTCAAGGACAATTTATCGGCAACGGCATTTAAACCAGCCGAACAACTCTTTAAAGAATTTGTTGAATTCTTGGGGCCTATTAAACCGTCTGAAGTGATTCATCAATGCGGCTCAGGTGTCACTGCTTGCCACAATCTACTAGCGATGGAAATTGCTGGACTAAAAGGCTCACGCGTATACGCAGGCAGTTGGAGCGAATGGTCTGCAGACTCAAGCAGACCGGTAGAGCTTTAA
- the dxs gene encoding 1-deoxy-D-xylulose-5-phosphate synthase produces the protein MTLHSINSPDDLKKLTREELPALADELRQFILDSVSKTGGHLSSNLGTVELSIALHYVFDTPRDRIVWDVGHQSYPHKILTGRRDQMHTLRQFKGLSGFPHRSESEFDAFGTGHSSTSISAAMGMARAFQTKGERQVAVAVIGDSAMTGGMAFEAMNNAGVYDDLPLVVILNDNDMSISPAVGALNRHLARLLSGNIYSATKKGIDSVLSIAPPLREFAKRLEDHAKGMVSPSTIFQEFGFNYFGPIDGHDLDALIPMLQNVRRLALEGRGPQFLHVVTKKGQGYELAEADPVLYHGPSKFDPEQGVKKSLTSKKTFTQVFGEWLCDMAHADPLLVGITPAMREGSGLVDFEKNFPKRYYDVGIAEQHAVTFAAGMACEGMKPVVAIYSTFLQRAYDQLIHDVALQDLPVLFALDRAGLVGADGATHAGAYDIPFLRCIPNMLVMTPADEAECRDLLTTAFHQPHPSAVRYPRGSGVGTIPSTELRTVPLGKGEIRRQSTAPSGERVAILAFGTLLYSALEVAEGINASVANMRFVKPLDVDLIKSLAADHDYFVTVEDGAIQGGAGSACLEALSALDIHKPLLQLGLPDVFVEHGDYQLLMTKCGLDVEGMTNSIKQRFPAIFSANSVVSGK, from the coding sequence ATGACTTTACATTCTATTAATTCACCCGATGATTTAAAAAAGCTGACTCGCGAAGAGCTCCCTGCTCTTGCGGATGAGCTGCGCCAATTTATCTTGGACTCCGTGTCTAAAACTGGCGGTCATTTGTCATCCAACTTGGGGACGGTTGAGTTATCCATTGCCTTGCACTATGTATTTGATACTCCGCGTGATCGCATTGTGTGGGACGTAGGGCATCAAAGTTATCCCCATAAAATTTTGACAGGTCGCCGTGATCAGATGCATACACTGCGTCAGTTCAAAGGCTTATCTGGTTTTCCGCATCGCTCTGAAAGTGAATTTGATGCGTTTGGTACTGGGCATTCATCCACGAGTATTTCTGCAGCGATGGGCATGGCGCGTGCTTTTCAAACCAAAGGCGAGCGACAAGTAGCAGTTGCCGTCATTGGTGATAGCGCCATGACAGGTGGTATGGCATTTGAAGCGATGAACAATGCTGGCGTTTATGACGACTTACCTCTAGTGGTGATTTTGAACGACAACGATATGTCGATCTCGCCAGCGGTTGGCGCGCTCAATCGTCACTTAGCGAGATTATTGAGTGGCAATATTTACTCTGCCACCAAAAAAGGAATTGATAGCGTATTGTCGATTGCGCCACCATTGCGTGAGTTCGCAAAGCGTTTAGAAGATCATGCCAAAGGCATGGTTTCACCATCAACGATTTTCCAAGAGTTTGGCTTTAACTATTTTGGCCCGATCGACGGCCATGATTTAGATGCCTTAATTCCGATGTTGCAAAACGTCCGACGGCTTGCTCTAGAGGGGCGCGGACCCCAGTTCTTGCACGTAGTGACCAAAAAAGGTCAGGGCTATGAATTGGCGGAAGCCGATCCTGTTCTCTATCACGGCCCAAGTAAGTTTGATCCTGAACAAGGCGTTAAAAAATCACTCACCAGTAAAAAGACCTTTACTCAAGTCTTTGGTGAATGGTTGTGCGATATGGCTCATGCAGATCCTCTGTTGGTGGGTATTACTCCAGCCATGCGCGAAGGTTCTGGCTTAGTCGATTTTGAAAAGAATTTTCCCAAGCGTTACTACGATGTGGGTATTGCTGAACAACATGCTGTGACATTTGCAGCGGGTATGGCCTGTGAAGGCATGAAGCCGGTAGTGGCGATTTATTCCACTTTCTTGCAACGTGCCTATGATCAATTGATTCATGATGTGGCATTGCAAGATTTGCCAGTCTTATTTGCGCTAGATCGTGCTGGTTTAGTTGGTGCGGATGGCGCTACTCATGCCGGCGCCTACGATATTCCATTCTTGCGTTGTATTCCGAATATGTTGGTGATGACTCCAGCTGACGAGGCAGAGTGCCGTGACTTGTTAACGACCGCCTTTCATCAGCCGCATCCCAGCGCAGTGCGCTACCCCCGCGGTTCTGGTGTAGGCACCATTCCTTCAACTGAGTTGCGTACCGTGCCATTAGGTAAAGGCGAGATTCGTCGTCAATCAACTGCGCCCTCAGGAGAACGGGTAGCAATTTTGGCATTTGGAACATTACTGTACTCAGCTTTAGAAGTGGCTGAGGGAATCAATGCAAGTGTTGCGAATATGCGCTTTGTAAAACCACTCGATGTAGATCTGATTAAATCCCTAGCGGCTGATCATGATTATTTTGTGACAGTTGAGGATGGTGCAATTCAGGGGGGTGCTGGTAGTGCGTGCTTAGAAGCACTTTCCGCGCTAGATATTCATAAACCCCTACTGCAGCTAGGTCTTCCAGATGTATTTGTCGAACATGGCGATTACCAGCTGCTGATGACCAAGTGTGGTCTCGATGTAGAGGGGATGACAAATTCCATAAAGCAACGTTTTCCAGCGATATTTAGCGCAAATTCAGTCGTTTCAGGCAAGTAA
- the folE2 gene encoding GTP cyclohydrolase FolE2 gives MNDMNPAFLKASAMPDVQSSRDERALPIEQVGIRGVRHPLMIRSNTGNFPSVGNFEMDVALPAHVKGTHMSRFMALLQKQDEAIDSTTVVALVRDMLPLLDAKEGHVQFTYTHFVKKAAPVSGVESLMDYEVTWMATAKQNDAGSVEVELGLRAQVPVMSLCPCSKEISEFGAHNQRSHVTMTVVLDTQTKMTVEDLVSAAEREASSELWGLLKRPDEKWVTERSYSNPKFVEDLVRDVAGRLKADTRIQSFVVDAENFESIHNHSAFARISHKK, from the coding sequence ATGAATGACATGAACCCCGCCTTTTTAAAAGCCAGCGCAATGCCGGATGTGCAATCCTCTCGGGACGAGCGCGCACTGCCAATTGAGCAGGTAGGTATTCGTGGAGTACGTCATCCTTTAATGATTCGCAGCAATACTGGAAACTTCCCATCAGTAGGAAACTTTGAGATGGATGTGGCTTTGCCAGCGCATGTCAAAGGGACGCATATGTCTCGTTTCATGGCGTTGTTGCAAAAACAAGATGAAGCGATTGATAGCACTACTGTTGTAGCCCTTGTGCGCGACATGTTGCCTTTATTAGATGCAAAAGAAGGACACGTGCAATTTACTTATACGCATTTCGTGAAAAAAGCGGCGCCAGTTTCCGGCGTTGAAAGCTTGATGGATTACGAAGTGACCTGGATGGCAACTGCCAAGCAAAATGACGCAGGTAGTGTTGAAGTCGAATTGGGTTTGCGTGCGCAAGTTCCTGTAATGAGTCTATGTCCTTGCTCTAAAGAAATCTCTGAGTTTGGTGCTCACAATCAACGCTCACATGTCACGATGACAGTAGTGCTGGATACCCAAACTAAAATGACGGTAGAAGATTTGGTTTCTGCTGCTGAGAGAGAAGCCTCTAGTGAGTTATGGGGTCTATTGAAGCGCCCTGATGAGAAGTGGGTTACTGAGCGTTCTTACAGCAACCCTAAATTCGTAGAAGATTTAGTACGCGATGTCGCTGGACGCCTAAAGGCTGATACGCGTATTCAGTCATTTGTAGTGGATGCTGAGAACTTCGAGTCTATCCACAACCACAGCGCTTTCGCGCGCATCAGTCACAAAAAATAA
- the tsaD gene encoding tRNA (adenosine(37)-N6)-threonylcarbamoyltransferase complex transferase subunit TsaD, whose amino-acid sequence MIVLGIETSCDETGVALYNTIPWEEGKPAFQGILGQGLHSQIAMHRDYGGVVPELASRDHIRRVLPLLDESLAQSGLKLSDIDAVAFTQGPGLAGALLVGSAFAKSLAQGLNLPSIGVHHLEGHLLSPLLGQTAPQFPFIALLVSGGHTQLMKVSGIGQYKLLGETLDDAAGEAFDKTAKLLGLDYPGGAAISKLAEKGRPGIFDLPKPMLHSGDLDFSFSGLKTAVLNQTKKFTEKNIVGADEIAQFHADLARSFVDSIVAVLVSKSEKALKQTGCKHLVLAGGVGANLQLRAALNEKASRNGFEVHYPPLELCTDNGVMIAFAGALRMLAENNGSNTSGAFDIKPRWDLQSNNLK is encoded by the coding sequence ATGATTGTTTTAGGAATAGAAACTTCTTGTGACGAGACTGGGGTGGCTTTATACAACACCATACCCTGGGAAGAGGGCAAACCTGCATTCCAGGGCATTCTGGGGCAAGGTTTGCACTCTCAGATCGCTATGCACCGAGATTACGGGGGTGTAGTTCCTGAATTAGCCTCCCGGGATCACATTCGCCGAGTTTTACCCCTTCTGGATGAGTCCTTAGCCCAATCTGGGCTTAAATTAAGCGATATTGATGCTGTGGCCTTCACTCAGGGGCCTGGACTGGCTGGTGCCCTCCTGGTAGGAAGCGCCTTTGCCAAATCCCTAGCTCAAGGCCTTAACTTGCCTTCTATCGGGGTTCACCACCTCGAAGGACACCTCCTTTCCCCGCTTTTAGGCCAAACTGCCCCGCAATTTCCTTTTATTGCCCTTTTGGTTTCTGGTGGCCATACCCAGCTCATGAAAGTCTCAGGCATTGGTCAATACAAACTACTTGGTGAAACCTTGGATGACGCAGCCGGCGAAGCGTTTGATAAAACGGCTAAGTTACTAGGCTTAGATTACCCAGGTGGGGCAGCCATTTCCAAGCTTGCAGAAAAAGGACGGCCTGGTATTTTTGATCTTCCAAAACCGATGTTGCACTCTGGTGATTTAGATTTTTCTTTTTCGGGCTTGAAGACTGCAGTGCTTAATCAAACTAAAAAATTTACAGAAAAAAATATTGTTGGTGCTGATGAGATCGCGCAATTTCATGCGGACTTAGCCAGAAGTTTTGTAGATTCCATCGTAGCTGTATTAGTCAGTAAATCTGAAAAAGCACTCAAGCAAACTGGCTGCAAACATTTGGTATTGGCAGGTGGCGTTGGCGCTAACTTACAGTTGCGCGCTGCACTTAATGAGAAAGCTTCTCGCAATGGTTTCGAGGTGCACTATCCACCGTTAGAACTTTGCACCGATAACGGCGTCATGATTGCATTTGCAGGCGCACTACGAATGTTGGCTGAAAATAATGGCTCAAATACATCGGGTGCTTTTGATATCAAACCCCGCTGGGACTTGCAAAGCAATAATCTGAAATAA
- a CDS encoding polyprenyl synthetase family protein — protein MSTVFQFQDWVIAHSQRAESALDRLLDSEKTIPHRLHEAMRYAAQGGGKRIRPLLVYAAGQLGNSINEQADQEKNAALDAAAVAIECIHAYSLVHDDLPCMDDDDLRRGRPTVHKAFDEATALLVGDALQTRAFEILANAKCDANIRLAMISALAAASGSRGMAGGQAIDLESVGKKLDLDGLKQMHAMKTGALLSCATALGGIAAGLSPAQMTQLLVYSEALGLAFQVVDDVLDATADSQTLGKTAGKDAAANKPTYVTLMGLDYAQKQAKTLQETASASLKEFGSKSAALKDLALLVVNRAK, from the coding sequence TTGAGCACTGTATTTCAATTTCAGGATTGGGTCATCGCTCATTCGCAGCGTGCTGAATCTGCTTTGGACCGTTTGCTAGATTCTGAAAAAACCATTCCCCATCGTTTGCATGAAGCGATGCGTTATGCGGCGCAAGGCGGAGGTAAACGTATTCGACCTTTATTGGTTTATGCGGCTGGCCAACTTGGTAATTCAATAAATGAACAAGCTGATCAAGAAAAAAATGCGGCCCTAGATGCAGCTGCAGTTGCCATTGAATGTATCCATGCCTACTCATTGGTGCACGATGATTTACCGTGCATGGATGATGATGATTTAAGACGCGGCCGACCTACAGTGCATAAGGCGTTTGATGAAGCGACTGCATTATTAGTGGGTGATGCCTTGCAAACTCGTGCATTTGAGATCTTGGCTAATGCGAAATGCGACGCGAATATCCGCTTAGCAATGATTAGCGCTTTGGCGGCAGCCTCTGGCTCACGTGGCATGGCAGGCGGACAAGCAATAGATCTGGAAAGCGTGGGTAAAAAACTCGATCTTGATGGCTTAAAGCAGATGCACGCTATGAAAACAGGTGCTCTGCTATCTTGTGCAACAGCTTTGGGTGGTATTGCTGCCGGTTTGTCTCCTGCGCAGATGACTCAGTTGCTGGTCTACTCAGAAGCGCTTGGCTTGGCATTTCAGGTGGTTGATGACGTATTAGATGCTACCGCTGATAGTCAAACCTTAGGTAAAACGGCCGGCAAGGACGCTGCGGCAAACAAGCCCACCTATGTGACCTTGATGGGTTTAGACTATGCACAGAAGCAGGCTAAAACATTGCAAGAAACTGCAAGTGCCAGCTTGAAAGAATTTGGCAGTAAATCCGCAGCCTTAAAAGATTTAGCCCTGCTGGTCGTCAATAGAGCTAAATAA
- the xseB gene encoding exodeoxyribonuclease VII small subunit: protein MPAKKSESQKPGLEITIDPDLRYEQAVRELEKLISDMESGKFSLEETLLAYQRGTALLKHCQGVLAQVEQQVRVFEA, encoded by the coding sequence ATGCCAGCCAAGAAGTCAGAGAGTCAAAAACCCGGTCTTGAGATCACTATTGATCCAGATCTTCGCTATGAGCAGGCAGTGAGAGAGCTTGAAAAGCTGATTTCTGACATGGAATCTGGCAAATTTTCTTTAGAAGAGACTTTATTGGCTTATCAACGAGGTACTGCTTTGCTCAAACATTGCCAGGGTGTACTTGCTCAAGTTGAGCAGCAAGTTCGCGTATTCGAGGCTTAA
- a CDS encoding dienelactone hydrolase family protein has protein sequence MSEKSSNARREFIKTSVIGATTMGVGFVAASDPVLAAAIETDFTGLKAGEQMIPVGSFQLPAYVSRPAYAKGSLPIVIVVSEIFGVHEYIADVTRRFAKLGYLAIAPEFFTRAGDPNAYGTIAEIQANIVAKTPDTQVMNDLQAALVWAGKNGGDLKRVGVTGFCWGGRITWLSATLPQVRAGVAWYGRLIGEKTEGNPRHPVEIAADLKAPVLGLYGGADTGISLESVEQMRAALAQAAAKNPAAKASQIEVYPDAPHAFHADYRASYREGPAKDGWEKCIAWFKKNGVV, from the coding sequence ATGAGTGAAAAATCGAGTAACGCACGTAGAGAGTTTATTAAGACGTCTGTCATTGGTGCTACGACCATGGGCGTAGGTTTTGTGGCTGCATCAGACCCTGTGTTGGCCGCCGCCATTGAAACTGACTTTACGGGGCTCAAAGCTGGTGAACAAATGATTCCAGTGGGAAGCTTTCAGTTGCCTGCCTATGTTTCACGTCCTGCTTATGCCAAAGGCTCTTTACCTATTGTCATTGTCGTAAGTGAAATCTTTGGCGTGCATGAATACATTGCTGATGTGACCCGCCGTTTTGCGAAGTTGGGTTATTTGGCGATCGCTCCTGAGTTTTTTACTCGCGCGGGAGATCCCAATGCCTACGGCACTATTGCCGAAATTCAAGCCAATATCGTTGCTAAAACTCCTGATACACAAGTGATGAATGATTTGCAGGCTGCCTTGGTGTGGGCTGGAAAAAATGGTGGCGACCTGAAGCGAGTGGGGGTCACTGGATTTTGTTGGGGCGGCAGAATTACCTGGCTGTCAGCAACCTTGCCACAAGTGCGTGCAGGAGTTGCTTGGTATGGTCGCTTGATTGGCGAGAAGACCGAGGGCAATCCACGTCACCCCGTGGAAATTGCCGCTGATTTAAAAGCGCCAGTACTGGGTTTATATGGTGGCGCTGATACTGGCATCTCCTTGGAAAGTGTCGAGCAAATGCGCGCTGCATTGGCGCAAGCTGCCGCTAAAAATCCCGCTGCGAAAGCCTCTCAAATTGAGGTTTATCCCGATGCACCACATGCATTCCATGCGGACTATCGCGCTAGCTATCGTGAGGGCCCCGCTAAAGATGGATGGGAAAAGTGCATCGCCTGGTTTAAGAAAAACGGAGTAGTGTAA
- a CDS encoding ZIP family metal transporter produces MTVLESIVLITALAGITSVLIAATFSVGLLSKMVNNMVSLSVGILLATALLHSLPEAFSMPGTSPQLLFATLLAGLLGFFLLEKIALLRHDHHHEGDGHHHHHGHDAENAGRSGWMILVGDGIHNFVDGILIAAAFMADFQVGIFTAIAIIAHEIPQEIGDFIVLLNAGFSRTRALLYNLISGLSAVVGGVLAYFFLERAHAAMPYLLVIASSSFIYIAVSDLIPQMHRRPHWAESLRQTILIACGVGFVILLSLLH; encoded by the coding sequence ATGACTGTCTTAGAGAGCATCGTATTAATTACTGCGCTAGCTGGTATTACTAGTGTATTAATCGCGGCTACCTTCTCCGTGGGGCTGCTCTCCAAGATGGTGAATAACATGGTGAGCTTGTCGGTTGGCATATTGCTCGCTACTGCACTACTGCATTCACTTCCTGAAGCTTTCAGCATGCCAGGCACCAGCCCACAATTATTATTTGCCACTTTATTGGCTGGCTTGCTTGGTTTCTTCTTGTTGGAAAAAATTGCTTTGCTACGTCATGATCATCACCATGAGGGCGATGGTCATCACCACCATCATGGCCACGATGCAGAAAATGCGGGGCGCAGTGGTTGGATGATTTTAGTCGGGGACGGCATACATAATTTTGTTGATGGTATTTTGATAGCCGCCGCATTTATGGCTGACTTTCAAGTGGGTATCTTCACGGCGATCGCGATCATTGCCCATGAGATTCCTCAGGAGATTGGCGACTTCATCGTTCTTTTGAATGCCGGTTTTTCACGTACACGGGCATTGCTCTATAACTTAATTAGTGGTTTATCGGCGGTAGTGGGCGGTGTTCTCGCTTACTTCTTTCTCGAGAGAGCACATGCTGCAATGCCCTATTTGCTGGTGATCGCTTCGAGTAGCTTTATCTATATTGCGGTCAGTGACTTGATTCCACAAATGCACCGACGCCCGCACTGGGCTGAGTCTTTACGTCAAACCATCTTGATTGCGTGCGGTGTTGGCTTTGTAATTTTGCTGTCTTTATTACATTAA
- a CDS encoding aromatic ring-hydroxylating oxygenase subunit alpha: MTNLATAQKLAPSNLQLPVSAYFDADLYQREIELLFKQGPGYVGHELMVPEMGSYQTLSSENEGRILVRNESGVELLSNVCRHRQALMLNGRGKADNIVCPLHRWTYDLGGNLLGAPHFEDKPCLNLGKSPLQNWQGLLFEGPRDVRTDLANLGVADDLKFDGYVLDHVEVHECNYNWKTFIEVYLEDYHVVPFHPGLGKFVSCEDLQWEFGDWHSVQTVGIHKDLKTPGSPTYRNWHEAVLRQFDGKAPRHGAIWLTYYPNVMVEWYPGVLCVSTLHPMGVNKTRNIVEFYYPEEIALFEREFVEAERAAYMETCIEDDEIGERMDQGRAALYARGINEVGPYQSPMEDGMQHFHEWYRRAMNLQGA; this comes from the coding sequence ATGACTAATCTGGCTACCGCGCAGAAGCTTGCGCCGTCCAATCTGCAGCTGCCGGTTTCGGCATATTTTGACGCTGACCTGTATCAGCGGGAAATTGAATTGCTTTTTAAGCAAGGCCCTGGCTACGTAGGCCATGAACTGATGGTGCCTGAAATGGGCTCATACCAAACCTTAAGCTCTGAAAACGAAGGTCGCATCCTCGTTCGCAATGAATCTGGCGTAGAACTCCTTTCCAATGTTTGCCGTCATCGCCAAGCATTAATGCTCAATGGTCGTGGCAAAGCTGACAATATTGTTTGTCCTTTGCATCGCTGGACCTATGACTTAGGTGGCAATTTATTAGGTGCCCCTCATTTTGAAGACAAGCCCTGCCTCAATTTAGGTAAGTCCCCTTTGCAAAATTGGCAAGGTTTACTGTTTGAAGGTCCACGCGATGTTCGCACTGATTTAGCGAACTTGGGTGTTGCCGACGATCTCAAATTTGATGGTTATGTTCTTGATCATGTTGAAGTGCACGAGTGCAACTACAACTGGAAAACTTTTATTGAGGTTTATCTCGAGGATTACCATGTTGTTCCATTTCATCCTGGTCTTGGCAAGTTTGTTTCCTGCGAAGATTTACAGTGGGAATTCGGAGATTGGCATAGCGTCCAAACGGTTGGCATTCATAAAGATTTAAAAACACCGGGCTCACCAACCTATCGCAATTGGCATGAGGCAGTCCTTCGCCAGTTCGACGGCAAAGCCCCACGCCACGGAGCTATCTGGCTTACTTACTATCCTAATGTGATGGTCGAATGGTACCCAGGCGTATTGTGCGTTTCCACCTTGCATCCGATGGGCGTAAATAAAACTCGCAATATTGTGGAGTTCTATTACCCAGAAGAAATTGCCCTTTTTGAGCGTGAGTTTGTTGAGGCAGAGCGTGCCGCCTATATGGAAACCTGCATTGAAGATGATGAAATTGGTGAGCGCATGGACCAAGGTCGTGCAGCCCTCTACGCACGTGGCATTAATGAAGTGGGCCCTTATCAAAGCCCAATGGAAGATGGTATGCAACACTTCCACGAGTGGTACCGTCGTGCAATGAACTTGCAAGGCGCATAA